One genomic region from Prunus persica cultivar Lovell chromosome G3, Prunus_persica_NCBIv2, whole genome shotgun sequence encodes:
- the LOC18782562 gene encoding uncharacterized protein LOC18782562 isoform X1 gives MPSLAEIAVAQPAFQNHLGTLRAQTPLHGKVISSPFTFGSDKKLSSAWKSSHIPKKLNFNLGHINIPKGSLLIKAVATLESKSSVQNEDAHLGYTNSQLGMDSSPWTVEPESSSEDSAELDERERLRRLRISKANKGNTPWNKGRKHSPETLQLIRERTRLAMQNPKVKMKLVNLGHAQSNETRVKIGLGVRIGWQRRREKLSLQENCCFEWQNLIAAASRQGYDGEEELQWDSYKIFDEHLKEEYLESVEQRKIMRRPKGSKRAPKSLEQRRKISQAISAKWNDPDYRDRVCSALAKYYDSSYGAERKPRKKPSSTTQSTRRSPAKKKVSEEGDIKIQNQRLRLRRSKEPMFKDPLTSSKMEMIKNIRAQRAAAETKKTEAIERARLLIAEAEKAAMALEVAARKSPVAQASLIETRQLIAEAIQFIESIETAQISSHENEDSLVASNQVISQDEKETYTGIGGLTEAENRRVNGTQTFSSQENEDPLFASHEDPLLASNEDLLFGSNEAINGEKEPCTVIAGPAELGDVKVNGTKTLSSSKDEDSGFGKFTLEDMLNGEEDLPPLQDMLNSEEDLPPLSPSGYGLPPFNFSDLIKQSDHDQLAPNGNSENNMELQLNGTKVQSQEGETPSKSATATKKWVRGRLVEVGEEA, from the exons ATGCCTTCACTTG CAGAGATTGCTGTTGCTCAGCCTGCCTTCCAAAATCATCTGGGTACACTGAGGGCTCAAACCCCTCTTCATGGTAAAGTAATTTCAAGTCCATTCACCTTTGGAAGTGACAAGAAACTGTCCTCTGCTTGGAAATCTTCTCACATACCTAAAAAGTTGAACTTcaacttggggcacatcaaCATCCCAAAGGGTAGTCTCCTCATTAAGGCAGTTGCTACTCTTGAATCCAAAAGTTCAGTTCAGAATGAGGATGCACACCTGGGTTACACCAATTCACAGCTCGGCATGGATTCAAGTCCCTGGACAGTTGAACCCGAATCTTCAAGTGAAGATTCCGCAGAATTGGATGAGAGGGAGAGGTTAAGGCGATTGAGGATTTCTAAAGCAAATAAAGGGAACACGCCATGGAACAAAGGCAGGAAGCACAGTCCTG AAACCCTTCAGCTGATCAGAGAGAGAACAAGGCTTGCAATGCAGAATCCTAAG GTCAAAATGAAGTTGGTGAACCTTGGACATGCTCAAAG TAACGAGACAAGAGTTAAAATTGGGCTTGGAGTGCGAATTGGGTGGCAAAGGCGGCGTGAGAAGCTATCATTGCAGGAAAATTGCTGCTTTGAATGGCAGAACTTAATTGCTGCAGCCTCTAGACAAGGCTATGACGGCGAGGAGGAACTGCAATGGGATTCCTACAAGATCTTCGATGAACATCTTAAAGAGGAGTATTTAGAGAGTGTTGAACAAAGGAAGATAATGCGTAGGCCAAAAGGAAGCAAGAGAGCACCCAAGTCTCTTGAGCAAAGGAGGAAGATTTCACAAGCAATCTCTGCAAAATGGAATGATCCT GATTATCGGGATCGTGTTTGCTCTGCCTTGGCTAAATATTACGACTCATCATATGGAGCTGAAAGAAAGCCAAGGAAGAAGCCAAGTAGTACTACACAGTCCACAAGAAGGAGCCctgcaaagaaaaaagttagCGAGGAAGGTGACATTAAAATCCAAAATCAACGACTGAGGTTGAGGAGAAGTAAAGAACCCATGTTTAAGGATCCTCTGACAAGTTCTAAGATGGAGATGATAAAAAATATCAGAGCACAAAGAGCAGCTgctgaaaccaaaaaaactgAAGCCATAGAAAGAGCTAG GTTATTGATTGCTGAAGCTGAGAAGGCAGCCATGGCCCTTGAGGTTGCTGCAAGAAAGAGCCCTGTCGCTCAAGCTTCTCTCATTGAAACCCGACAGCTTATAGCTGAGGCAATTCAATTTATTGAATCTATAGAGACAGCGCAGATATCTTCCCATGAGAATGAAGATTCTTTAGTTGCATCAAATCAAGTGATTAGTCAGGATGAGAAGGAAACATATACTGGGATTGGGGGTCTGACTGAAGCTGAGAATCGAAGGGTAAATGGCACCCAAACATTTTCTTCCCAAGAGAATGAAGACCCGTTATTTGCATCACATGAAGACCCTTTACTTGCATCAAATGAAGACCTTTTATTTGGATCAAACGAAGCGATTAACGGTGAGAAGGAACCATGTACTGTGATTGCCGGTCCGGCTGAATTGGGGGATGTAAAGGTAAATGGCACCAAAACCTTATCATCAAGTAAGGACGAGGACTCTGGCTTTGGCAAGTTCACCTTGGAGGACATGCTAAATGGTGAAGAGGACCTTCCCCCATTGCAGGATATGCTAAATAGTGAAGAGGACCTTCCCCCATTGAGCCCCAGTGGCTATGGTTTGCCTCCATTTAATTTTTCGGATCTAATAAAGCAATCGGATCATGACCAGTTAGCACCAAATGGGAACAGTGAAAACAACATGGAGCTTCAACTCAATGGTACAAAAGTTCAATCCCAAGAAGGAGAAACGCCTTCTAAATCGGCTACTGCAACTAAAAAGTGGGTTCGGGGGAGGCTCGTTGAAGTAGGAGAGGAAGCTTAG
- the LOC18782562 gene encoding uncharacterized protein LOC18782562 isoform X2 produces MPSLEIAVAQPAFQNHLGTLRAQTPLHGKVISSPFTFGSDKKLSSAWKSSHIPKKLNFNLGHINIPKGSLLIKAVATLESKSSVQNEDAHLGYTNSQLGMDSSPWTVEPESSSEDSAELDERERLRRLRISKANKGNTPWNKGRKHSPETLQLIRERTRLAMQNPKVKMKLVNLGHAQSNETRVKIGLGVRIGWQRRREKLSLQENCCFEWQNLIAAASRQGYDGEEELQWDSYKIFDEHLKEEYLESVEQRKIMRRPKGSKRAPKSLEQRRKISQAISAKWNDPDYRDRVCSALAKYYDSSYGAERKPRKKPSSTTQSTRRSPAKKKVSEEGDIKIQNQRLRLRRSKEPMFKDPLTSSKMEMIKNIRAQRAAAETKKTEAIERARLLIAEAEKAAMALEVAARKSPVAQASLIETRQLIAEAIQFIESIETAQISSHENEDSLVASNQVISQDEKETYTGIGGLTEAENRRVNGTQTFSSQENEDPLFASHEDPLLASNEDLLFGSNEAINGEKEPCTVIAGPAELGDVKVNGTKTLSSSKDEDSGFGKFTLEDMLNGEEDLPPLQDMLNSEEDLPPLSPSGYGLPPFNFSDLIKQSDHDQLAPNGNSENNMELQLNGTKVQSQEGETPSKSATATKKWVRGRLVEVGEEA; encoded by the exons ATGCCTTCACTTG AGATTGCTGTTGCTCAGCCTGCCTTCCAAAATCATCTGGGTACACTGAGGGCTCAAACCCCTCTTCATGGTAAAGTAATTTCAAGTCCATTCACCTTTGGAAGTGACAAGAAACTGTCCTCTGCTTGGAAATCTTCTCACATACCTAAAAAGTTGAACTTcaacttggggcacatcaaCATCCCAAAGGGTAGTCTCCTCATTAAGGCAGTTGCTACTCTTGAATCCAAAAGTTCAGTTCAGAATGAGGATGCACACCTGGGTTACACCAATTCACAGCTCGGCATGGATTCAAGTCCCTGGACAGTTGAACCCGAATCTTCAAGTGAAGATTCCGCAGAATTGGATGAGAGGGAGAGGTTAAGGCGATTGAGGATTTCTAAAGCAAATAAAGGGAACACGCCATGGAACAAAGGCAGGAAGCACAGTCCTG AAACCCTTCAGCTGATCAGAGAGAGAACAAGGCTTGCAATGCAGAATCCTAAG GTCAAAATGAAGTTGGTGAACCTTGGACATGCTCAAAG TAACGAGACAAGAGTTAAAATTGGGCTTGGAGTGCGAATTGGGTGGCAAAGGCGGCGTGAGAAGCTATCATTGCAGGAAAATTGCTGCTTTGAATGGCAGAACTTAATTGCTGCAGCCTCTAGACAAGGCTATGACGGCGAGGAGGAACTGCAATGGGATTCCTACAAGATCTTCGATGAACATCTTAAAGAGGAGTATTTAGAGAGTGTTGAACAAAGGAAGATAATGCGTAGGCCAAAAGGAAGCAAGAGAGCACCCAAGTCTCTTGAGCAAAGGAGGAAGATTTCACAAGCAATCTCTGCAAAATGGAATGATCCT GATTATCGGGATCGTGTTTGCTCTGCCTTGGCTAAATATTACGACTCATCATATGGAGCTGAAAGAAAGCCAAGGAAGAAGCCAAGTAGTACTACACAGTCCACAAGAAGGAGCCctgcaaagaaaaaagttagCGAGGAAGGTGACATTAAAATCCAAAATCAACGACTGAGGTTGAGGAGAAGTAAAGAACCCATGTTTAAGGATCCTCTGACAAGTTCTAAGATGGAGATGATAAAAAATATCAGAGCACAAAGAGCAGCTgctgaaaccaaaaaaactgAAGCCATAGAAAGAGCTAG GTTATTGATTGCTGAAGCTGAGAAGGCAGCCATGGCCCTTGAGGTTGCTGCAAGAAAGAGCCCTGTCGCTCAAGCTTCTCTCATTGAAACCCGACAGCTTATAGCTGAGGCAATTCAATTTATTGAATCTATAGAGACAGCGCAGATATCTTCCCATGAGAATGAAGATTCTTTAGTTGCATCAAATCAAGTGATTAGTCAGGATGAGAAGGAAACATATACTGGGATTGGGGGTCTGACTGAAGCTGAGAATCGAAGGGTAAATGGCACCCAAACATTTTCTTCCCAAGAGAATGAAGACCCGTTATTTGCATCACATGAAGACCCTTTACTTGCATCAAATGAAGACCTTTTATTTGGATCAAACGAAGCGATTAACGGTGAGAAGGAACCATGTACTGTGATTGCCGGTCCGGCTGAATTGGGGGATGTAAAGGTAAATGGCACCAAAACCTTATCATCAAGTAAGGACGAGGACTCTGGCTTTGGCAAGTTCACCTTGGAGGACATGCTAAATGGTGAAGAGGACCTTCCCCCATTGCAGGATATGCTAAATAGTGAAGAGGACCTTCCCCCATTGAGCCCCAGTGGCTATGGTTTGCCTCCATTTAATTTTTCGGATCTAATAAAGCAATCGGATCATGACCAGTTAGCACCAAATGGGAACAGTGAAAACAACATGGAGCTTCAACTCAATGGTACAAAAGTTCAATCCCAAGAAGGAGAAACGCCTTCTAAATCGGCTACTGCAACTAAAAAGTGGGTTCGGGGGAGGCTCGTTGAAGTAGGAGAGGAAGCTTAG
- the LOC18782455 gene encoding uncharacterized protein LOC18782455: protein MERPTSSSSSDDDDDRQNLIEQNDRKLPTPRSTTTTFHIADDDIDDSNHRHHQQLRRRFTSLKLNDLFNKRSFVLFAIFLPLFVLILFFTTDIKALVFSTSVSASPFGSVSDKLRESELRALYLLKQQQLGLFNLWNQTLPNPNSTSNQSNSPQIPLLEDFKSAVLRQISINKDIQQVLLSPHRSGNSTESDFRDFGDFENPSLGDRCGILDQKFAQRRTIEWKPNASKYLFAICVSGQMSNHLICLEKHMFFAALLNRVLVIPSAKVDYQYSRVLDIEHINKCLGRKVVVTFEELADAKKNHVHVDKFICYFSHPTPCYVDEERLKKLKGSGVSLSKLEPAWVEDVKKPSKRTVQDVQSKFSTSDDVIAIGDVFFADLEQDWVMQPRGPLAHKCKTLIEPSRLIMLTAQRFIQTFLGKNFIALHFRRHGFLKFCNNKQRSCFYPIPQAADCITRVAERANAPVVYLSTDAAESEIGLLQSLVVVNGKAVPLVKRPARNSAEKWDALLYRHGIEGDSQVEAMLDKTICAMSSVFIGASGSTFTEDILRLRKDWGSASLCDEYLCQGEDPNFLAENE, encoded by the exons ATGGAGAGGCCAACTTCGTCGTCCTCCTCGGACGACGACGACGATCGCCAAAACCTAATCGAACAAAACGACAGGAAGCTCCCGACCCCTcgatccaccaccaccaccttccaCATCGCCGACGACGATATCGACGACAGTAACCACCGCCACCATCAGCAATTACGACGTCGTTTCACCTCCCTCAAGCTAAACGACCTCTTCAACAAGCGATCGTTTGTCCTCTTCGCCATCTTCCTCCCTCTATTCGTCCTCATCCTCTTCTTCACCACCGACATCAAAGCCCTCGTCTTCTCCACCAGCGTCTCGGCCTCTCCCTTCGGTTCCGTCTCCGATAAGCTCCGCGAATCCGAGCTTCGTGCTCTCTACTTGCTCAAACAGCAGCAGCTTGGTCTCTTCAATCTCTGGAACCAAACACTCCCCAATCCCAACTCCACTTCCAATCAATCCAATTCCCCCCAAATCCCACTCCTCGAGGATTTCAAATCCGCCGTCCTTCGTCAGATTTCAATCAACAAAGACATCCAGCAAGTCCTCTTATCGCCCCACCGCTCCGGAAACTCCACGGAATCGGATTTTCGGGATTTCGGGGATTTCGAAAACCCGAGTCTCGGCGATCGGTGTGGGATTTTGGACCAGAAATTCGCACAAAGAAGAACAATTGAGTGGAAGCCCAATGCAAGTAAGTACCTTTTCGCCATTTGTGTTTCGGGCCAAATGTCGAACCATTTGATCTGCTTGGAGAAGCACATGTTCTTCGCGGCATTGCTGAACCGGGTTCTGGTGATTCCCAGTGCCAAAGTGGATTACCAGTACAGTAGGGTATTGGACATTGAGCACATTAACAAGTGCTTGGGAAGAAAGGTTGTGGTTACGTTCGAGGAACTGGCCGATGCGAAGAAGAACCACGTTCACGTTGATAAGTTTATTTGCTATTTTTCGCATCCTACACCTTGTTATGTGGATGAGGAGCGTCTTAAGAAGTTGAAGGGGTCCGGGGTTTCGTTGAGTAAGCTTGAGCCTGCTTGGGTTGAAGATGTGAAGAAGCCGAGCAAAAGGACTGTGCAAGATGTTCAGTCGAAATTTTCGACTTCTGATGATGTTATTGCTATTGGGGATGTCTTCTTTGCGGATTTAGAGCAAGACTGGGTGATGCAGCCTCGTGGTCCTCTTGCGCACAAATGCAAGACTCTGATTGAACCAAGCCGGCTTATAATGCTTACTGCCCAGCGTTTCATTCAGACATTCCTTGGCAAGAACTTCATAGCTCTTCATTTTCGGCGACATGGGTTTTTGAAGTTCTG CAATAATAAACAGCGAAGTTGCTTTTACCCCATTCCCCAAGCTGCGGATTGCATAACTCGGGTGGCTGAAAGGGCCAATGCACCAGTCGTATATCTTTCGACCGATGCGGCTGAGAGTGAAATTGGTTTGCTGCAATCACTAGTTGTGGTGAATGGAAAAGCTGTGCCACTTGTTAAACGACCTGCACGAAATTCGGCCGAAAAATGGGATGCTTTGTTATACAGACATGGAATTGAGGGGGACAGTCAG GTAGAAGCTATGCTGGATAAGACGATATGTGCCATGTCGAGTGTCTTCATTGGAGCATCTGGATCCACTTTCACAGAGGATATCTTGAGGCTCCGAAAGGATTGGGGATCAGCTTCGTTGTGTGATGAGTACCTCTGCCAAGGTGAAGACCCAAACTTCCTAGCGgagaatgaatga